A single region of the Ziziphus jujuba cultivar Dongzao chromosome 10, ASM3175591v1 genome encodes:
- the LOC107412285 gene encoding hypothetical protein At1g04090, protein MIGSECWCWDSVIDLFPSEPEPFSLPSPLPEWPPGQGFATGRISLGEIDVIQITKFESIWSCRPLRGKSKGITFYKPKEIPDGFFCLGHYCQPNDQPLRGYLLVAGEATSPKSEVGYMQESVSESPGLIKPINYSLVWSEDSHHDCGYIWLPNPPMGYKAMGFMVTDRLEEPNVDEVRCVREDLTESCETCEQLLSKDSRFSDTFQVWSTTPCQRGVFYRGVHVGTFYCSTYSDFGEELDIACLKNVSSSLNAMPNLDQVHSLIKNYGPTVFFHPDEEFLPSSVQWFFKNGALLCREGSEKGEPIDYKGSNLPSGGINDGAFWIDLPTDDDARDHIKKGNMESAELYVHVKPTLGGTFTDIAMWIFCPFNGPATIKIGILSIAMSKVGEHVSDWEHFTLRVSNFTGELWQAFFSEHSGGRWVDASELEFIEGNKPIVYSSKHGHASFAHPGTYLQGSTKLGIGVRNDCAQSKMFIDSSTKYKIISAAYLGDGVVAEPCWLQYMQEWGPTIVYDSRTELDKLIDLLPFYVRFSVENIFDLFPTELYGEEGPTGPKEKDNWLGDEIC, encoded by the exons ATGATAGGGAGTGAGTGTTGGTGCTGGGATAGTGTTATTGATTTGTTTCCCTCTGAGCCTGAACCCTTTTCTCTGCCTTCACCGCTACCGGAATGGCCtccag GCCAAGGATTTGCTACTGGAAGAATTAGTCTCGGAGAAATCGACGTTATCCAAATCACCAAGTTTGAGAGCATTTGGAGTTGCAGACCGTTACGTGGGAAATCCAAAGGTATTACATTTTATAAGCCTAAAGAGATCCCAGATGGGTTTTTCTGCCTTGGTCACTACTGCCAGCCCAATGACCAGCCATTGAGAGGGTATCTACTTGTTGCTGGTGAAGCTACTTCTCCCAAGTCGGAAGTTGGTTATATGCAAGAATCGGTATCAGAATCTCCAGGTCTAATAAAGCCCATCAATTACTCATTAGTCTGGAGTGAAGATTCACACCATGATTGTGGTTATATTTGGTTGCCAAACCCACCAATGGGCTACAAAGCCATGGGTTTTATGGTCACTGACAGGCTAGAAGAACCCAATGTCGATGAAGTTAGATGTGTACGAGAAGATCTTACAGAGTCTTGTGAAACATGTGAGCAACTGCTTTCTAAAGATTCAAGGTTTTCGGACACATTTCAGGTTTGGAGCACTACACCCTGTCAAAGGGGGGTGTTTTATAGAGGTGTTCATGTTGGTACATTCTACTGCAGTACTTACTCGGATTTTGGTGAAGAACTAGATATTGCGTGCTTGAAGAACGTTAGTTCTAGCCTAAATGCAATGCCAAATCTAGACCAGGTTCATTCGCTTATCAAGAACTATGGTCCCACTGTATTCTTCCATCCTGATGAGGAATTTTTGCCCTCATCTGTACAATGGTTTTTCAAAAATGGGGCACTTTTGTGTCGAGAGGGCTCTGAGAAGGGTGAACCCATTGATTATAAAGGCTCAAACTTGCCTAGTGGAGGAATAAATGATGGTGCGTTTTGGATAGATCTGCCAACTGATGATGATGCACGAGACCATATCAAGAAAGGAAACATGGAGAGTGCAGAGCTCTATGTTCATGTAAAACCAACACTTGGAGGAACTTTCACTGATATTGCTATGTGGATATTTTGCCCCTTTAATGGACCAGCTACCATTAAGATTGGTATACTGAGTATCGCAATGAGCAAGGTAGGAGAACATGTGAGTGATTGGGAACACTTCACCCTTCGTGTTAGCAACTTCACTGGTGAACTCTGGCAAGCTTTCTTCTCTGAACACAGTGGTGGACGATGGGTGGATGCTTCTGAGTTGGAGTTCATTGAAGGGAACAAACCAATAGTTTATTCTTCGAAACACGGTCATGCTAGTTTTGCACATCCAGGAACCTACCTCCAGGGCTCAACAAAGTTAGGAATAGGAGTGAGAAATGATTGTGCTCAAAGCAAGATGTTTATTGATTCAAGTACTAAGTACAAGATCATCTCAGCCGCATATCTTGGTGATGGAGTTGTTGCTGAACCATGTTGGTTGCAGTATATGCAAGAATGGGGACCAACCATAGTGTATGATTCAAGAACCGAACTGGACAAGTTGATTGATCTTCTTCCATTTTATGTTCGATTTTCAGTAGAGAACATATTTGATTTGTTCCCAACAGAGCTTTATGGCGAGGAAGGACCAACAGGCCCAAAGGAGAAGGATAATTGGTTAGGAGATGAAATATGCTAG